From Hemibagrus wyckioides isolate EC202008001 linkage group LG11, SWU_Hwy_1.0, whole genome shotgun sequence:
TTTGCCATTTCAAGACACTGCTTTCCAAAATACCACCCCTATAAACCAATTAATCAAACATGGCCGTCACATGTGCAGACACTTGGGTGCTTAACTATGAACTCAACGATCAGGTGTAAGCACTATAAAAAGGCAACAGGTGAGTTTACCTGTCTTCAACAAAAATGGAAGGCAATGTCGCAGTAAGAGAAAGAGTTAGGATGAGAGGGGCAGTCCATGGAGgaaggggggtagagagagggagagggagaggaagaccTGGAGGACGTGGACAAAGAAGGTGAGGACCAAATTTATCAGATGCGATTCGAGCAACCTTGGTTGACCATGTTGACCATGTCGACCATGTTGTAAAGCATGGGTTGACATTGAGAGAGGCTGGCCAGAGAGTTCAGCCCAAACTCAGCAGATATACTCTTGCTTCAGTAATTCAGACATTTTGACAAGAGCACAGGTATAAAAACAACTTTTCTCTGCTGTCTACAGTACAATATAGCCTACTACATGACCTCCATCAGTACTATTTGGTACCATTCACTGTGTTCCATGTTTGAGATAATGTCCTGTGTGCTGTCTTGtgacatttactgtaacatgtATTTTGATTGATCTAAATAGAATTGAGGGTCGAGAACATAGAGGAGGAAGGGGCCCCAAattcacagaggaacaagagagaGCTATTATAAACATGGTTTTGGCCAATAATGCCATATGTCTTAGGGAAATTCAGACAAATATCCTGAATGACCACACAGTTTTCAATAATGTCCATCAGGTCTCTCTAACAACACTGGCGTGAATCCTTAAAAAGCATCACATCCAGAGGAAACAACTGTACTGAGTGGCATTTGAAAGAAATTCTGAAAGAGTAAAAGACCTACGGCATGAATATGTGGAGGTAAGTAATGTCCACTTCAGTATTGTCCACTGCACACAAAACCTTTTTACatgttctctattttttttcctgctaaCTGATGGTGATCCAATCTCacatgaatttattttcatagaTGAGGCTGGGTTCAACCTGACTAAAgtaagaagaagagggagaaaCATCACTGGCCATAGAGCTATTTTGAATGTCCCGGGCCAGCGTGGAGGCAACATCACAGTGTGTGCTGCAATCACACAGAATGGGATCCTACACCGCCATGCCGAGTTAGGTCCTTACAACACGGCCCACATTATCACATTTTTAGACAGACTTCACAACATTGTCACAGCAGAACAACAAATGGATGCCGAGCAGATGAGACACACTGTCATCTGGGACTTGTATCTTTCCACCGATCTGCTCTTGTCCAGAACTGGTTTCATGATCATCCACAATTTTCACTCCAATACCTCCCACCATACTCTCCCttcctcaaccccactgaagaGTTTTTTTCGGCATGGCGGTGGAAGGTTTACGATCTCCAGCCCTATGTCAGGATACCCCTCATTCCAGCCATGGAGGAGGCCTGTGACCTAATTGATGCAGGGTCTGTGCAAGGATGGATTCGCCATTCAAGAAGATTCTTCCCTCGCTGTCTTGTGAGAGAGGACATCGCCTGTGATGTGGATGAAGTGCTGTGGTCAGATCCAGCTAGGCCAAGAGATGCttaggttgtttttttcttttctttttttatttaaactttatactTAAGCCTTTGTTTTGTctccatgtttttgtttgtgtactaTATTGTATTTGGAATATGTTCTGATTTGAAATGCAGCCTTTGGAAAAGCATGACTGTATTGAATGGCTGTACAATGTGGCGAGAGAAAGATTTTCGTCAATGTACAgtactggtgttttttttttcaatattcatgtattttacactaacaaaaaaatctaacccAGACTATTAGAAAAGTGTAAAAGTTACAAGTGTTTAAGATTGAACagagcagtgtgtaaatgaatcAAACAGAATCAGAATGGATGAACCATGTGTGTTCCATATGGTGTCAGAGTTGGGTTTTGTTAAATTAATGTAAAGTTTTGAACAAAGTGTTTCATTTTGCAAAAGACCTGACGTGTTCTgcgatctgtgtgtgtgtggatctgtgtgtgtgtgtggatctgtgtgtgtgtgtgtgtgtgtggatctgtctgtgtgtgtgtgtgtgtgtggatctgtgtggatctgtgtgtgtgtgtggatctgtgtgtgtggatccgtgTGTGTGGGGATCCGTGTGTGGATccgtgtgtggatctgtgtggatccgtgtgtgtgtggatctgtgtgtggatccgtgtgtgtgtggatctgtgtgtggatctgtgtgtggatccgtgtgtgtgtggatctgtgtgtggatctgtgtgtggatctgtgtgtgtgtgtgtggatctgtgtgtgtgtgtggatctgtgtgtgtgtgtgtggatctgtgtgtgtgtgtgtggatctgtgtgtgtgtgtgtggatctgtgtgtgtgtggatccgtgtgtgtgtggatccgtgtgtgtgtgtgtgtggatccgtgtgtgtgtgtggatccgtgtgtgtgtgtggatccgtgtgtgtgtgtggatccgtgtgtgtgtggatccgtgtgtgtgtggatccgtgtgtgtgtggatccgtgtgtgtgtggatccgtgtgtgtgtggatctgtgtgaatgtgtgtgtgtgtgtgtgaatgtgtgtgtgtgtgtgtgaatgtgtgtgtgtgaatgtgtgtgtgtgaatgtgtgtgtgtgaatgtgtgtgtgtgtgaatccgtgtgtgtgtggatccgtgtgtgtgtggatccgtgtgtggatctgtgtgtgaatgtgtgtgtgtgaatgtgtgtgtgtgtgtgtgtgtgtgcggatctgtgtgtgtgtggatctgtgtgtgtgtgtgtgtgtgtgtgaatgtgtgtgtgtgtgtggatctgtgtgtgtgggtgtgtgtgtgtgggtgtgtgtgtgtggatctgtgtgtgtggatctgtgtgtgtggatctgtgtgtgtgtgtggatctgtgtgtgtgtggatctgtgtgtgtgtgtggatccgtgtgtgtgtgtgtgtgaatgtgtgtgtgtgtggatccgtgtgtgtgtggatccgtgtgtggatctgtgtgtgtggatctgtgtgtggatctgtgtgtgaatgtgtgtgtgtgtgtgtgaatgtgtgtgcgtgtgtggatctgtgtgcgtgtgtggatctgtgtgtgtgtgtgtgtgaatgtgtgtgtgtgtgggtgtgtgtgtgtgtgggtgtgtgtgtgtgtgggtctgtgtgtgtgtggatctgtgtgtgtgtggatctgtgtgtggatccgtgtgtgtgtggatccgtgtgtgtgtggatctgtgtgaatgtgtgtgtgtgtgtgtgtggatctgtgtgaatgtgtgtgtgtgtgtgaatgtgtgtgtgtgtgtggatccgtgtgtgtgtggatctgtgtgtgtggatctgtgtgaatgtgtgtgtgtgtgtgaatgtgtgtgtgtgtgtgaatgtgtgtgtgtgtgtgtgtgaatgtgtgtgtgtgtgtgaatgtttgtgtgtgtggatctgtgtgtggatctgtgtgtgtgtggatccgtgtgtgtgtggatctgtgtgtgtgtggatctgtgtgtgtgtgtgaatgtgtgtgtgtgtgtgtgtgtgaatgtgtgtgtgtggatccgtgtgtgtgtggatccgtgtgtgtgtggatccgtgtgtgtgtggatccgtgtgtgtgtggatccgtgtgtgtgtggatccgtgtgtgtgtgtgaatgtgtgtgtgtgaatgtgtgtgtgtgtgtgaatgtgtgtgtgtgtgaatgtgtgtgtgaatgtgtgtgtgaatgtgtgtgtgtgtgtgtgtgaatgtgtgtgtgtgtgaatgtgtgtgtgtgtgaatgtgtgtgtgtgtgaatgtgtgtgtgtggatccgtgtgtgtgaatgtgtgtgtgtgtgtgaatgtgtgtgtgtgtgaatgtgtgtgtgtgtgtgaatgtgtgtgtgtgtgtgaatgtgtgtgtgtgtgtgaatgtgtgtgtgtgtgaatgtgtgtgtgtgtgaatgtgtgtgtgtgaatgtgtgtttgtgtgtgtgtgtgtgaatgtgtgtgtgtgtgaatgtgtgtgtgtgtgaatgtgtgtttgtgtgtgtgtgtgtgtgtgtgtgtgtgtgtgtgtgtgtgtgtgagacatacCTTGAAGTTCAGTGAGTCAGACCTAATGACAGTGATATCGTTCTTTCCAACCTTTGCCATATGACACACTCCAGGTGGGAGGAGACACACGTGAGACTCCAGTTAGTAGCAGCAGGTAAATGACTGGATGTTTGTTACGTTCCTGATCTTCATCAGCGCAACATGATGACGAGGATTTCCCCCGATGTTTAAATCTGTGAGTAATTCACGCCTCAGATGACGCTGAATGAAACATGAAGGTGTGAGTGGGCGTGAAACTAAAAGGAAGATCTCAGGGCTGCGTTGTAGGAATGTCACTGACCTgtcctttttttaaacagtcTGTATCAGAAATCTCTCAGTCTGTCACATTAAACTCGTCTCTCTCTTCTGCCCTGAAGATGTCAGATATTTTTAATTACCTCCGACACTGAAGACTACTTCCATGAAtgtgaaataaacatctccatTCCAAActgtttaaagatttatttatttaaactgagGAGAACCTCTGTAGAAAATCTCAGCTTACATACACTACCTCTAACCCAAATCATCAGGTTTTAGACACACCAGTCATTAGAAATAACAGAAATGTGCAGATTATCCTAATCGCTGAATCTCATTACATACTTACCCATCATGCTCTCCTGGTTTTACTGTGGTCTTGATGATAACTATATTTACTGTAGCTTTAATAACTGCCACAAATTTACTGTGGTGTCTTATGATAACTCTGGTTTGGTCGACTCTCCACTAGCTTATCATCCCGGTGTTCCTGTGGTAATTATTTCAGCGGTAATGATAGTAATAGTGAAACTATGGCAGACATACCATCATTATCATGCTACAGtgtctcacaaaagtgagtacacccctcacatttttgtaaatattttattatatcttttcatgtgacaacactgaagaaatgaccctctgctccaatgtacagtagtgagtgtccagcctgtataacagtgtaaatttgctgtcccctcaaaataactcaacacacagccattaatgtctaaaccgctGGCAACagaagtgactacacccctaagtggaaatgtccaaattgggcccaattagccatttaccctccccagtgtcatgtgactcgttagtgttacaaggtctcaggtgtgaatggggagcaggtgtgttaaatttggtgttattgctctcacaccctctcatactggtcactggaagttcaacgtGGCACCTCATgccaaagaactctctgaggatctgaaaaaaagaattgttgctctacataaagatggcctaggctataagaagattgccaagaccctgaaactgagctgcagcacggtgggcaagaccatacagtggttttacaggacaggttccactcagaacaggcctcgccatggtccaccaaagaagttgagtgcacatgctcagtgtcatatccggaggttgtctttgggaaatagacatatgagtgctgccagcattgctgcagaggttgaaggggtggggggtcagccggtcagtgctcagaccatacgccgcacactgcatcaaattggtctgcattgctgtcgtcccagaaggaagcctttACTAAAGATGCCcaagaaagcctgcatacagtttgctgaagacaagcagactaaggacatggccagaaccatgtcctgtggtccgatgagaccaggataaacttatttggttcagatggtgtcaagcgtgtgtggcggcaaccaggtgaggagtacaaagacaagtgtgtcttgcctacagttaagcatggtggtgggagtgtcatggtctgggcctgcatgagtgctgccggcactggggagctacagttcactgagggaaccatgaatgccaacatgtactgtgacatactgaagcagaacatgatcccctcccttcggagactgggccgcagggcagtattccaacatgataacgaccccaaacacacctccaagacgaccactgccttactaaagaagctgagggtaaaggtgatggactggccaagcatgtctccaaaccctaaggtgggggagtgcaaggtctctaacatccaccagctctgtgatgtcatcatggaggagtggaagaggactccagtggcaacctgtgaagctctggtgaactccatgcccaagagggttaagacagtgctggaaaataatggtggccacacaaaatatcacactttgggcccaatttggacatttccaggTGTAGTCACTTCTGTTGCCagcggtttagacattaatggctgtgtgttgagttattttgaggggacagcaaattgacactgttatacaggctggacactcactattgtacattgtagcagagggtcatttcttcagtgttgtcacatgaaaagatataataaaatatttacaaaaatatgaggggtgtactcacttttgtgagacaCTGTATAACCACAGCTTGCTTTTTTTTACACCTACTTTTAGGTGACTGAAAACGTGCTTAACATCAtgaagtcttcttcttcttctttttcttcttgaaACATGAGTGCAACTTACTCATAATGCACACAATAACATTCAGTGACTAAATTTAAATAGGACAACCTATCAAGGGAAACAAAAGAGGTGTGAACTTAAACATAAAGGATGAGGATGCCCTCTGGTGGCCTGAAATTTGATATCATTTGGATTTCTGGATCCTGGACGGAAGGACTTCAAGAACTtttgagggagggagggaaggaaggaaggaagaaagaagggACAGTGCTGAAATTCATTTCAGTGAATTTTGAGTGCCAAAAGGCTTCAGATAATCTGCTGactataaagtgtgtgtgtgtatgtgtgtgtgtgttagctaaACTTCATTTGTATACCAATAGATATGGCCAGATATTCTCTTCTGAGTCTGTTCAAAATAAATCATACCCTATTCCCAATCTCAGAAGAAATTCCTTCTTTTGTGAAAGTGCACGTGGTTTCACACTCCAGTGACTAAAATCAATTTAATCAATTTAGGTGTAATCAATTAAGgcctaataatgttaaatggtAACTCCTGCTCAGTAAAGTATAATTAATGGGGCAAAGCTTTCATTATTTTCAGTCACTGTCACCATAGCCAAGAAGAAAGAACTCAGTCATGATCTTTGGACGTGTGTGGTCAATGCCCATAGTGGATTGGAGGATCATGACCCGAAGCGTACGGTGCGAGTGGTCAAGCAATGGTTCAGGGACAACAACATAAATGTTCTGGAGTGGTCAAGTCAGAGAATTTGTGGAGAGAGTTGAAGATCCAGGTCAGGACTAGGAAGCTTTCCAATCTCCAACAACTGGAGGCTTTTGTGAAGGAAGAGTGGGGAAACATTCTGCAGCAGACCTGTAGAAATCTTGTGGAGACAAGAAGAGTTTCCAGGCCGTCATTAAGAACAAAGGCTTTTCTATTGATTATTGAAACACTGTAATATAAAGGGGATGAATCATTCTGAACATGGtgatttttgaatatttgtcAATAAAAACCCATGACATGTCatatttcttgaaatatcacatgttgttatttcttcagttgtttgtcacgtattaaatatatgaaagtaTTCTAAACCTCATTCATCACAGAAGACAACTCaaaaacactataaacacaccaagggtatgaataattttgagcacaactgtatatacacacaacattatgagcagtgagaggtgaagtgaataacactgatgatctcctcacctgttagtgggtgggatatattagacagcaggtgaacattttgtcctcaaagttgatgttagaagcaggaaaaatgtgtgacaagtgtaaggatttgagcgagtttgacgaagggccaaattgtgatggctagaccactggatcagagcatctccaaaactgcagctcttgtggggtgttcccggtctgcagtggtcagtatctatcaaaagtatcctttaagccctgtaaCTTAGAggtcttaaaggatctgctgctaaaatcttggtgccagattccacagcacaccttcagggttcTAGTGAAGTCTATGCCTCGAAAGGTCAGttctgtttttgcagcaaaagggggttCCACACAATATTAGTGGTGTTCAtaagcctgatcggtgtataagcCTTTTATAAATAGTTTCcaatatttctttatatttataaacacaaCATTCATACAACACTAACGACTGTGTTATGAGCAGGAAGCAAGCACCGGCTTCAAAACCATGAAACTTTCCACACTTGTCACTagtctgtgttaatgtgtgtacaCACTGAGTGAGATGGTTCGGTTCCCAGAGATGATCAGTCATTTAAAGTCAAACAAACGTCACATTATCTTCATCAGGCCGTGTTTCAGGAAGAAATCtactcacctacacactcatctcctcatccactTATTGCTAATACACTAATTCACTCTAAACCACAGCAGGAGAGCTGATATATCTTATCTTTACACACCTCAAATATTTAAACATCGTAGTGCTGAAAATATTCAGAGCATTAACAGATAGGGATTTTCTacactgtttgtttttatacacaATCATCTCCTCACTTCAGTCTCAGAGCTCATGAGCTTCAGAATATTTAAGAGGCGAGACTGGATCAGATCGGCCCATAACACCATCCTGGCATTACCTGACTCGAGGTAAGACATCTGCTGCATTTATAATGCTCCTGTTACAGCCTTGatgtctttcctttccttttccatcCTTTATTGGAGGacatgtctttttattttttcatccaaatgcatttttgaattttttataATGCTCTTCAGAATGACTATTAATGCTAACAACGATCTCTAAGATGAAGGTTGGAAAATGTTTTGAATAGTTATCGTGGTAGTGAAGAAAAGATGTGGATTGATTTAGgagaataaatcagaaaagaCAAGGGGGGttatgagctcatgtatgtggaagagagcGGAAAAGGGCTGATTTTTATACCTCATGCTTTCacactgttttgtttgttttttagctgCTGGTTTTCTGCCCAGTTTTTCTTCAggttctgagagagagagagagagagagagggagagggagagagagagatgctcatCATGCTGGCTCACAGACGTATCGGTTACGTGATGTTGTTCCTCTGTGCTGTTTCTTTCTGGGCTGAAACTGCGATGTGTGGCTCCAGCTTCCTCAGTCCAACCCAGAGaccacaggtgagtgtgtgtgtgtgtgtgtgtgtgtgtgtgtgtgcagacatgCTTTTGTATCTTTGTAGGGCCCAAATGTCTCCACAATAGTAACTGTTAGTAATAGCGGActgaaactttaaaaaaaattccaattaAAAGGTTCCAATTAGTTAGTGAAGTTAGCAATGTCTTTGTGTGAATAAATGATAGCATTTAtggctcttatccagagtgacttacaatctcattttatacaactgagggttaagggccttgctcaggggcccagcagtggctgcttggtggatctgggttCCAAACTagcaaccttctgaccagtgggccaacaccttaaccactaaactaccacatccccagtCTGATGCATTAATTATTCCAAGAAGTAGTAGaacaagaagcctttattaccACCACacctacattacagcacagtgaaaagtcttttcttcacatttcccaGCTGAGgacgttggggtcagagcacaggggcagctatgatacagcacccctggagcagagagggttaaggaccttgctcaattACCCAGACACCACTGCCCTGAAATGAcaggtcctcacaaggatagaAAGAtaaacatgcatgtgtgtgtgtgtgtgtgtttctctgtttatctcagCAGTTAcatttacagacatttacaGATTCAATCAGTAGaacgtgtgtgttttagagtcGCGGAGACCGAAAGCCTCCTCGAGTGGGACGGAGGACTGCAGTTGACCTCGAGCCTCCTCTTCATCCCGAGGATAAGATCATGGTATGCAAACATTCagatgagaaataaaaacaaaacgaaaattAATGATAAATTATTAACTGACATTTGTGTTTCCTTCTGTGATGCAAGAAGAACACAAACCTCCTTAGCCTAAAAAATGTGTAGActtctgtgtaaatgtgtagaaGTGTAAACTTCTAAATCCAAGAATTTAGAGTTCAGTCAGTACAATACTGTGTACTGTGATAATGTATGCAATTTGAGTGTTTTATGGGAACTGTGAATGCTTTGATTTTTgaagaacaaaataaatatcatgTATACTACCTTTTATTAAGTTTAAAATTCAACAGCTTGCATCATCGTTATGAAAGGATAAACAGAAACACGTTTTTCTCTACAATAAACACGTACATCTGAACACAGCTACAGATAGAAGGCcattatttctcttttctaAGAAAAGGTTCACAAGGCATCTGCTTAATACTAGATCATGGACTGGGATCCTGACAAATAAGTCACACTGATGCAAGCGAGCGATCAGATATGAATCTTGTGGGACAAACAATAAGCACATTTAGTGctgtgtgaaatatttacagCGTGCTCCTTATTGTCTGTCTGAACAGGGTCACAGTAGATTAAAATAAGCTTCTAGTCTATTTAGATTTTGGGAAAAATGACTAAATTAAATCTCTTAGAAGAATATCAGAGACCTGAATTCTCGGACAATGCTGAACATTTGCATCTTCCTCTGGGTTGAAACCTTTTGAACTGAAATCGTTCTTACGGTTCTGTAGGTGAGCGCACCATTTCAGCTGGCCATGTCTCTCAGTGAGACCGAATATGAGGATTACGGTCCTGTGCTGCAGAAGATGTTACTAGATATCCTGGGTGATCCTCTCACTTCGGGTGGGTTctgatatctcacacacaccgagtTTGTACTCTGAAGTTAATACAGACAGTCACGTCATTGCTTTTCCATTTGTTTCAGATCAGACTAACCCCATCTGAACAGGACTGAAGGATCCTGACTTGTTTTTCAAAATGCATGTAACAGATATGTGAAATAAAGATGAACACAAATAAAACGGCAATACAGCAGTCTTGTGAGGGTGCAGTTTCTTTATGTTTAAAACAAACGCAGATGTACAAAATAAAAGGATTTTCTGTCCTGCGGCATCCATCAAGCATCCGAGGGAGTGAATCATTTCGAGCTCTGtaagcagggttgccagattctACACATCATATCCGCATATTGCAGATACTGTTTATATGGCAAATCAGAAATGCGTTCttattactttttttccctcccagaAAGCACTgagaaaacaacagcagcaaaaaTATGAGGTGAAGCTAAAttcagaaacaacaaaaaaacaaatagccAGATCCATTCCTAAATCACTTCTTCTAAAGCCATGGAGGTCAATCTGGGAAATGTGAGTAACTCAAGAAAGTCACCTATGATTAGGGAAATTGactataatttttaataaaaatgtattctgtGAGTAGAACATTCACAAACTTTATGGATTTAAATGGGTGAAGTTGGAGGGGTTACAGGCCatagatgtgtgtggtgttctggCGGATTGTTTTGAGTACGGTGGGGAAGAGCTCTCTCTTCAGCACGCTGATTTCCTGCAAAGTGTGTATGCCCATTCCGGGGTGAGAAAACCTACACACAGACTTGGACACCTACAGAGGGACAATAAAAATCAGAGTAGAAACATTAGTGTTgctctgttacaggaaaataatcgacATGGAGGTACTGTTACAACACTAGATCACCACATCACAGCAATACAGCATTTACAattctttatttcttaaagAACACATCATAATTTAACAATTTATATTGATTCTGTAAATGTTGTTAACTTTAATGCATCAAAAAGCATCATCCTAATGACAgttacactatgttgccaaaagttttgggacacccctccaaatcaggtggtgtttttcaggggttggactcggccccttagttccagtgaaaggaactcttaatgcttcagcttcacaccaagacattttggacaatttcatgctcccaactttttgggaacagtttggggatgaccccttcctgttccaacatgactgcacaccagtgtacaaagcaaggtccataaagacatggatgagtgagtttggtgtggaggaacttcacctcaaccccatagaacacctttgggatgaattagagcggagactgtgagccagaccttctcgtccaacatcagtgcctgacctcaaaaatgcgcttctagaggaatggtcaaaaattcccataaacacactcctaaaccttgtggaaagccttcccagaagagttgaaactgttatagctgtaaaggggcggggccaactccatattacattcatgtgcatgtaaagacagacgtcccagttttgacctggctcacagtctccgctccaattcatcccaaaggtgttctatcaggttgaggtcaggactctgtgtaggccagtcaagttcctccacaccaaagtcATGTGTCACGTGACTTTCTGCACCACTCCTGTCTCATTAACATATGAAAAACCTTGGATgggtttttttaattcagttttattttattgtacaataatGGTTTGCTGTTACTGAACATGGCTCAAAAGACTGTTTATTTACCCGTACTTTACACTGATTatgctttctttctgctttgtgcAACTTATATAATGTTAAGTATATGCCAAGAAAGtcaaaaattgaataaaaagcTGTCTTCTTGCTGTTTTTGAAATGAAAACGTCCATGGAGTGCACATTATTTAACATAACACTAATAATTTTAACGCAGACCGTAGCACAAAACTAGATTAATGTATctaaatgtaatgtttataaTTCAGTGGGATAGTTGATGTGTTTTGAGGCTGCATGAGACCTGTTTGGGCCGGAAGTAGGGTGCGTCGGTTTCCAGCAGGATTCGGTCCAACGGAATTTTCCTTACGGCGTCTCGGGCCTCCACGGCGTTAGGGTTCGTCACCAACGCCGTGAAACCCACACACAGGTTTGGGAACTCGCTCAGGAATGGCTCGATTACGGAGTAACTGTTGGTGAAGCAGTGTCtgtaacacaaaaacacacaagctTGCTGCCTCAACATGTTATGAAAGCACATGAATGAATCCCTCCACATGCAGTATTTATACCGGTGTATCTTGTAGTCTCGAGGAACACACTTCTTCATAATATCCAGCAAATCGTCATCAGCGTCCCGGCAGTGTATAACCAATGGCTTTCCCAAAGACACGGCCAATCGCAGCTGCCGCTCGAACACCTACACGCAGAGGATCAAAGCCAATTACGGAAAACATCACATTCTTCAacacagaggaagaagaagagaactGTGTATTTCATATTATGTATTTCATAGATGTTTCCAAAGATTCAAAGTAactacacaaaaaataaacGCATGATGGTTATTTTGTGGTAAAAGTGGAATAAgatacaccatattgccaaaagttttgggacgtctgtctttacatgcacatgaatgtaatatggagttgtcccgccctttacagctataacagcttcaactcttctgggaaggctttccacaaggtttaggagtgtgtttatgggaatttttgaccattcttctaaaagcacatttgtgaggtcaggcactgatgttggacgagaaggtctggctcacagtatccactctaattcatcccaaaggtgttct
This genomic window contains:
- the ghrl gene encoding ghrelin/obestatin prepropeptide isoform X2 is translated as MLIMLAHRRIGYVMLFLCAVSFWAETAMCGSSFLSPTQRPQSRGDRKPPRVGRRTAVDLEPPLHPEDKIMVSAPFQLAMSLSETEYEDYGPVLQKMLLDILGDPLTSD
- the ghrl gene encoding ghrelin/obestatin prepropeptide isoform X1 yields the protein MLIMLAHRRIGYVMLFLCAVSFWAETAMCGSSFLSPTQRPQSRGDRKPPRVGRRTAVDLEPPLHPEDKIMVSAPFQLAMSLSETEYEDYGPVLQKMLLDILGDPLTSDQTNPI